One genomic segment of Acomys russatus chromosome 6, mAcoRus1.1, whole genome shotgun sequence includes these proteins:
- the Rgs18 gene encoding regulator of G-protein signaling 18, which produces MTMSLVVFSQLNMGDSKEKTFFKLTHGSGKEETSIEAKTSAKEKRNRLSLLLQRPDFHGETNTSRSALLAKETRVRPEEAVKWAESFDKLLSHRDGLDTFTRFLKTEFSEENIEFWVACEDFKKCKEPQQIVLKAKAIYEKFIQNDAPKEVNLDFHTKEVITKSVTQPTLHSFDAAQSRVYQLMEQDSYTRFLKSEIYLHLVEGRPQRPTNLRRRSRSFTYNEFQDVKSDVAIWL; this is translated from the exons ATGACAATGTCACTGGTTGTCTTTTCTCAATTAAATATGGGTGactcaaaagagaaaactttttTCAAACTGACACATGggtcaggaaaagaagaaacaagcatCGAGGCCAAAACCAG tgctaaagaaaaaagaaataggctAAGCCTTCTTCTGCAGAGGCCTGACTTCCATGGCGAGACTAACACCAGTAGATCTGCCCTCTTGGCGAAAGAAACAAG AGTCCGGCCTGAAGAAGCAGTAAAATGGGCTGAATCCTTTGACAAACTGCTTTCTCATAGAG ATGGACTGGATACTTTTACCAGATTTCTTAAAACTGAATTCAGTGAAGAAAACATTGAATTTTGGGTAGCCTGTGAAGATTTCAAGAAATGCAAGGAACCACAACAAATTGTCctaaaagcaaaagcaatatATGAGAAATTCATTCAGAATGATGCTCCAAAAGAG GTTAACCTGGATTTTCATACAAAAGAAGTCATTACTAAGAGTGTCACACAGCCCACCCTCCACAGTTTTGATGCAGCACAAAGCAGAGTGTATCAGCTCATGGAACAAGACAGTTACACACGGTTTCTGAAATCTGAGATCTACTTACATTTGGTAGAAGGACGACCTCAGAGACCAACAAATCTTAGGAGACGATCACGATCATTTACCTACAATGAGTTCCAAGATGTAAAGTCAGATGTTGCCATTTGGCTATGA